One window of the Tachypleus tridentatus isolate NWPU-2018 chromosome 10, ASM421037v1, whole genome shotgun sequence genome contains the following:
- the LOC143229404 gene encoding rap guanine nucleotide exchange factor 2-like isoform X16, with product MRPGQRQSCTTMNLEKLLALEQDEVSVEPRSRRLHMDGTDVVDHQSHHHLQLSEYQPVQTILHRGETLLKSNRSSHGSDTSSAYSGSDTMQSVQSSLEDQEVDLSGLMESAVDSDDEEDLAELIDSLTVRDTVRECLEKDSSERTDDDIEVLLELVQHLPAFANMTLAVRRALCAVMVFAVVEKAGTVVMNDGEELDSWSVIVNGQVEVELPDGNIQELHFGDSFGITATTEKMYHQGTMRTKVDDCQFVCIAQSDYHKILHQGEENTKKHEEDGQVILVTERRILDGGSCQGHVVIRGTSESLMAQLVEENTLDPSYVEDFLLTHRTFISSPLVVANNLLSWFKDHQLRDKVTRVVLLWINYHFPDFEMDADMMEFLEKFESVLEQEKMQSQLRLLNIACATKARSRTITLARSTRDDVLHFSILGGYERGFGIFISKVNKGSKAEDVGLRRGDQILEVNGQSFEHVSHARALEILRGTTHLSITVRSNLLAFKEMLNTPENSPRQRGRKVSEIARLQSDPRARLSSHFDWGEMVIPIELGVSALLQPPNSPPPQCLRTSSGPAGDGKQEKKGFKTLSNRGKIKKALAKMNIMHKSGNSESQLNSSDDSLYSLRSGSSNCSTNHRRTRAVSPKRSSGSGSLYHSHSNPDLASLSAYYEPELRPDFPEHVLKVYRADQTFKYLLIHKETTAREVVMLSLREFGISDPSSKYSLCEVTCGEGGVIKQRRLPDQMHNLAERIGLSSRYYLKNNSSTEALVPDDLAGELLRESQVHFLQLNSVEIATQLTLEDFSIFCQIEPTEYIDDLFDIKSRYGTPKLSKFGELVNREMFWVVTEVCSEPNHLRRMKIIKQFIKVARQCKECKNFNSMFAILSGLDHGAVSRLRCAWEKLPSKYSKMFKDLSDLMDPSRNMCKYRTLISSEHTQPPMIPFYPVVKKDLTFIHLGNDTKVEGLVNFEKLRMVAKEVRQLLNMCSAPYDLFNMLELGGANPSSAMASLNSFATTTNAATVKRRKKSTPQPHPKKMFEEAQMVRRVKTYLANLKVITDEDQLRSMSIECEPMTGAGITSIQPRKRNPSPTLSTASSNSSTSEGKKSVNSGRKFGTESPQAVRKMLALSDHSKLRPHQPNRHSHSPSPSPNTARRWQDNGHGHGRSHSDTHNPSMLPVDLSAESSSVTSLNQLPLRKSQTSGSVTSTDSSSGGSCRCHHSYEVDSGHNSVGFDSHSNSSIGSANSPPQHRHSHYMSHSSPPVINRMRTNAPYIPHGIQVLPPIPPGPTGLPSSSVLMPPPPPPRDSHHYPLLRARRPLDYPHPAKAMPRGRHMGQLARAHSHDGMTSVGYYNADATDPDEDEDEETQVSAV from the exons ATGCGGCCTGGTCAGCGACAGTCCTGTACTACCATGAACCTGGAAAAACTACTCGCTCTCGAACAGGACGAGGTATCTGTGGAACCTCGTTCTCGTCGATTACACATGGACGGCACTGACGTAGTAGATCACCAGTCTCACCATCACTTACAG TTATCTGAATATCAGCCAGTGCAAACCATCTTACACAGAGGTGAAACTTTGCTCAAATCTAACCGAAGCTCTCATGGCAGTGATACTTCTTCAGCCTATTCAGGATCCGATACCATGCAATCAGTGCAGTCCTCGCTGGAGGACCAGGAAGTGGACCTTTCAGGTCTTATGGAAAGTGCTGTGGATTCTGATGATGAGGAGGATCTAGCTGAGTTAATTGAT AGTCTGACTGTGAGAGACACTGTGCGAGAATGTCTTGAAAAGGACTCCTCGGAAAGGACGGATGATGATATTGAAGTTTTATTAGAGCTCGTGCAACACTTACCA gCTTTTGCTAACATGACTTTAGCAGTAAGAAGAGCACTGTGTGCAGTAATGGTGTTTGCTGTTGTTGAGAAAGCTGGGACAGTTGTGATGAATGATGGAGAGGAACTTGATTCTTGGTCTGTCATTGTTAATGGGCAAGTGGAAGTTGAACTTCCAGATGGGAACATTCAGGAGTTGCATTTTGGAGACAG CTTTGGAATAACTGCTACAACAGAGAAAATGTATCATCAGGGAACAATGCGTACTAAAGTGGATGActgtcagtttgtttgtattgCTCAGAGTGATTATCACAAAATTCTCCATCAGGGGGAAGAGAACACTAAAAAACATGAAGAAGATGGTCAAGTTATCCTTGTAACAGAACGAAGGATCTTGGATGGAGGAAGTTGTCAGGGTCATGTGGTCATTAGG GGGACATCTGAAAGTCTAATGGCTCAACTAGTGGAAGAAAATACTCTAGATCCCAGCTATGTAGAAGATTTCCTGCTGACACATAGAACCTTTATTTCTTCTCCTTTGGTGGTTGCAAATAATCTTCTGTCTTGGTTTAAAGATCATCAGCTGAGAGACAAA GTGACTAGAGTTGTTCTCCTGTGGATTAATTACCATTTCCCAGATTTTGAGATGGATGCAGATATGATGGAATTCCTTGAGAAGTTTGAATCTGTTCTTGAACAAGAG AAAATGCAAAGTCAGTTACGTTTACTTAATATTGCTTGTGCCACTAAGGCTCGTAGTAGAACAATAACTTTGGCTCGCTCTACACGAGATGATGTCCTTCACTTCTCTATTCTTGGTGGCTATGAGCGAGGATTTGGAATTTTTATCTCTAAGGTTAACAAAGGCTCTAAAGCAGAAGATGTGGGTTTACGAAGAGGTGACCAG attCTTGAAGTCAATGGACAGAGTTTTGAACATGTTAGCCATGCTCGAGCTCTGGAAATCTTACGAGGGACAACACATCTTTCAATTACTGTCAGATCCAATCTTTTAG CTTTTAAAGAAATGCTCAATACACCTGAGAATTCCCCCCGTCAACGAGGAAGAAAAGTTTCAGAAATTGCTCGTTTGCAGTCTGATCCTAGGGCTAGGTTATCTTCACATTTTGACTGGGGAGAAATGGTTATTCCCATAGAGCTTGGAGTGAGTGCATTACTCCAACCTCCAAATTCACCTCCACCCCAGTGTCTGAGAACTTCGTCTGGTCCTGCTGGTGATGGTAAGCAAGAGAAAAAAGGGTTCAAGACTCTCAGTAATCGAGGGAAAATCAAAAAAGCACTTGCAAAAATGAATATCATGCATAAATCTGGCAATAG TGAATCTCAACTGAACAGTTCCGATGATAGTTTATATTCCTTACGCAGTGGGAGCAGTAATTGTTCAACAAATCACCGTAGGACAAGGGCAGTGTCTCCTAAACGATCTTCTGGAAGTGGCTCCCTTTATCATAGCCACAGCAACCCAGATCTGGCATCTTTATCAGCTTATTACGAACCAGAGCTAAGACCAGATTTTCCTGAGCATGTGCTTAAAGTGTACAGAGCAGatcaaactttcaaatatttacttattcataag GAGACTACTGCCAGAGAAGTAGTAATGTTATCCCTCAGGGAGTTTGGCATTAGTGATCCAAGCAG CAAATACTCTTTGTGTGAGGTAACTTGTGGAGAAGGCGGTGTCATAAAGCAAAGAAGACTGCCTGATCAGATGCACAATTTGGCAGAGCGTATTGGTCTTAGCAGTCGTTACTACTTAAAGAACAATTCCTCAACTGAAGCTCTTGTACCTGATGATTTAGCAGGG GAACTCCTCCGAGAGAGTCAAGTTCACTTCCTCCAGTTAAACAGTGTGGAAATAGCCACCCAGCTTACTTTGGAAGACTTCAGCATCTTTTGCCAAATCGAACCCACAGAATATATTGATGACTTGTTTGATATCAAATCCAGATATGGAACACCAAAGCTTTCAAAGTTTGGCGAG CTTGTCAACAGAGAGATGTTTTGGGTAGTGACTGAAGTATGTAGTGAACCAAATCACTTGCGAAggatgaagattattaaacaattCATCAAAGTAGCAA GACAGTGTAAGGAATGTAAAAACTTCAATTCTATGTTTGCTATTCTGAGTGGACTTGACCATGGAGCAGTATCCAGATTGAGGTGTGCATGGGAGAAGCTGCCATCTAAGTATTCCAAAATGTTTAAG GATCTGAGTGACCTTATGGACCCATCTCGAAATATGTGTAAATACAGGACACTAATAAGCAGTGAGCATACTCAGCCCCCTATG ATACCGTTTTATCCTGTTGTGAAAAAGGATCTTACGTTCATTCATCTAGGTAACGACACCAAGGTGGAAGGCCTA GTTAACTTTGAAAAGTTGAGAATGGTGGCTAAAGAAGTGCGGCAACTCCTTAACATGTGTTCAGCCCCATAT GACCTTTTTAACATGTTGGAGTTAGGAGGAGCCAATCCTTCCTCTGCTATGGCTTCTTTGAACAGCTTTGCCACAACTACTAATGCTGCAACTGTAAAGAGAAGAAAGAAGAGTACCCCACAACCTCATCCAAAGAAAATGTTCGAAGAA GCACAAATGGTGAGAAGAGTGAAAACCTATTTGGCTAACCTGAAAGTTATTACTGATGAAGACCAACTGAGAAGTATGTCCATAGAATGTGAACCAATGACAGGAGCAG GTATCACCAGTATCCAGCCAAGAAAACGAAACCCTTCACCAACATTATCAACAGCCAGTAGTAACAGCAGTACATCAGAGGGAAAGAAATCCGTAAACTCAGGACGAAAATTTG GTACAGAATCACCTCAGGCTGTGAGGAAAATGTTAGCTCTTTCTGATCACAGTAAGCTTCGCCCCCACCAACCTAATAGACACTCCCATTCCCCTTCTCCTTCTCCAAACACAGCTCGACGATGGCAAGACAATGGCCATGGTCATGGTCGCTCTCATAGTGATACTCACAATCCTTCAATGCTTCCAGTAGACCTGTCAGCAGAGAGTTCTAGTGTGACCAGTCTGAATCAACTTCCACTACGTAAATCACAGACTTCAG GTTCAGTCACATCCACAGACAGTAGCAGTGGAGGAAGCTGCCGTTGCCACCATAGTTATGAAGTGGATTCTGGTCACAATTCTGTTGGTTTTGACAGCCATAGCAATAGTTCCATTGGATCTGCTAACTCGCCACCTCAGCATCGGCATTCTCACTATA TGTCACACTCCTCCCCTCCTGTTATTAATCGGATGAGAACAAATGCACCGTACATTCCTCATGGGATCCAGGTACTTCCGCCCATTCCTCCTGGGCCTACAG GTCTTCCATCATCCTCAGTACTCATGCCTCCACCCCCTCCTCCACGGGATAGTCACCATTACCCTCTGCTCCGTGCACGGAGGCCTTTAGACTACCCTCACCCAGCTAAAGCAATGCCACGTGGTCGTCATATGGGTCAGTTAGCCAGGGCTCATAGCCATGATGGTATGACATCTGTAGGTTACTACAATGCTGATGCTACAGACCCTGATGAAGATG aAGATGAAGAGACTCAAGTATCAGCAGTATAA
- the LOC143229404 gene encoding rap guanine nucleotide exchange factor 2-like isoform X18, translating to MRPGQRQSCTTMNLEKLLALEQDEVSVEPRSRRLHMDGTDVVDHQSHHHLQLSEYQPVQTILHRGETLLKSNRSSHGSDTSSAYSGSDTMQSVQSSLEDQEVDLSGLMESAVDSDDEEDLAELIDSLTVRDTVRECLEKDSSERTDDDIEVLLELVQHLPAFANMTLAVRRALCAVMVFAVVEKAGTVVMNDGEELDSWSVIVNGQVEVELPDGNIQELHFGDSFGITATTEKMYHQGTMRTKVDDCQFVCIAQSDYHKILHQGEENTKKHEEDGQVILVTERRILDGGSCQGHVVIRGTSESLMAQLVEENTLDPSYVEDFLLTHRTFISSPLVVANNLLSWFKDHQLRDKVTRVVLLWINYHFPDFEMDADMMEFLEKFESVLEQEKMQSQLRLLNIACATKARSRTITLARSTRDDVLHFSILGGYERGFGIFISKVNKGSKAEDVGLRRGDQILEVNGQSFEHVSHARALEILRGTTHLSITVRSNLLAFKEMLNTPENSPRQRGRKVSEIARLQSDPRARLSSHFDWGEMVIPIELGVSALLQPPNSPPPQCLRTSSGPAGDGKQEKKGFKTLSNRGKIKKALAKMNIMHKSGNSESQLNSSDDSLYSLRSGSSNCSTNHRRTRAVSPKRSSGSGSLYHSHSNPDLASLSAYYEPELRPDFPEHVLKVYRADQTFKYLLIHKETTAREVVMLSLREFGISDPSSKYSLCEVTCGEGGVIKQRRLPDQMHNLAERIGLSSRYYLKNNSSTEALVPDDLAGELLRESQVHFLQLNSVEIATQLTLEDFSIFCQIEPTEYIDDLFDIKSRYGTPKLSKFGELVNREMFWVVTEVCSEPNHLRRMKIIKQFIKVARQCKECKNFNSMFAILSGLDHGAVSRLRCAWEKLPSKYSKMFKDLSDLMDPSRNMCKYRTLISSEHTQPPMIPFYPVVKKDLTFIHLGNDTKVEGLVNFEKLRMVAKEVRQLLNMCSAPYDLFNMLELGGANPSSAMASLNSFATTTNAATVKRRKKSTPQPHPKKMFEEAQMVRRVKTYLANLKVITDEDQLRSMSIECEPMTGAGITSIQPRKRNPSPTLSTASSNSSTSEGKKSVNSGRKFGTESPQAVRKMLALSDHSKLRPHQPNRHSHSPSPSPNTARRWQDNGHGHGRSHSDTHNPSMLPVDLSAESSSVTSLNQLPLRKSQTSDSSSGGSCRCHHSYEVDSGHNSVGFDSHSNSSIGSANSPPQHRHSHYMSHSSPPVINRMRTNAPYIPHGIQVLPPIPPGPTGLPSSSVLMPPPPPPRDSHHYPLLRARRPLDYPHPAKAMPRGRHMGQLARAHSHDGMTSVGYYNADATDPDEDEDEETQVSAV from the exons ATGCGGCCTGGTCAGCGACAGTCCTGTACTACCATGAACCTGGAAAAACTACTCGCTCTCGAACAGGACGAGGTATCTGTGGAACCTCGTTCTCGTCGATTACACATGGACGGCACTGACGTAGTAGATCACCAGTCTCACCATCACTTACAG TTATCTGAATATCAGCCAGTGCAAACCATCTTACACAGAGGTGAAACTTTGCTCAAATCTAACCGAAGCTCTCATGGCAGTGATACTTCTTCAGCCTATTCAGGATCCGATACCATGCAATCAGTGCAGTCCTCGCTGGAGGACCAGGAAGTGGACCTTTCAGGTCTTATGGAAAGTGCTGTGGATTCTGATGATGAGGAGGATCTAGCTGAGTTAATTGAT AGTCTGACTGTGAGAGACACTGTGCGAGAATGTCTTGAAAAGGACTCCTCGGAAAGGACGGATGATGATATTGAAGTTTTATTAGAGCTCGTGCAACACTTACCA gCTTTTGCTAACATGACTTTAGCAGTAAGAAGAGCACTGTGTGCAGTAATGGTGTTTGCTGTTGTTGAGAAAGCTGGGACAGTTGTGATGAATGATGGAGAGGAACTTGATTCTTGGTCTGTCATTGTTAATGGGCAAGTGGAAGTTGAACTTCCAGATGGGAACATTCAGGAGTTGCATTTTGGAGACAG CTTTGGAATAACTGCTACAACAGAGAAAATGTATCATCAGGGAACAATGCGTACTAAAGTGGATGActgtcagtttgtttgtattgCTCAGAGTGATTATCACAAAATTCTCCATCAGGGGGAAGAGAACACTAAAAAACATGAAGAAGATGGTCAAGTTATCCTTGTAACAGAACGAAGGATCTTGGATGGAGGAAGTTGTCAGGGTCATGTGGTCATTAGG GGGACATCTGAAAGTCTAATGGCTCAACTAGTGGAAGAAAATACTCTAGATCCCAGCTATGTAGAAGATTTCCTGCTGACACATAGAACCTTTATTTCTTCTCCTTTGGTGGTTGCAAATAATCTTCTGTCTTGGTTTAAAGATCATCAGCTGAGAGACAAA GTGACTAGAGTTGTTCTCCTGTGGATTAATTACCATTTCCCAGATTTTGAGATGGATGCAGATATGATGGAATTCCTTGAGAAGTTTGAATCTGTTCTTGAACAAGAG AAAATGCAAAGTCAGTTACGTTTACTTAATATTGCTTGTGCCACTAAGGCTCGTAGTAGAACAATAACTTTGGCTCGCTCTACACGAGATGATGTCCTTCACTTCTCTATTCTTGGTGGCTATGAGCGAGGATTTGGAATTTTTATCTCTAAGGTTAACAAAGGCTCTAAAGCAGAAGATGTGGGTTTACGAAGAGGTGACCAG attCTTGAAGTCAATGGACAGAGTTTTGAACATGTTAGCCATGCTCGAGCTCTGGAAATCTTACGAGGGACAACACATCTTTCAATTACTGTCAGATCCAATCTTTTAG CTTTTAAAGAAATGCTCAATACACCTGAGAATTCCCCCCGTCAACGAGGAAGAAAAGTTTCAGAAATTGCTCGTTTGCAGTCTGATCCTAGGGCTAGGTTATCTTCACATTTTGACTGGGGAGAAATGGTTATTCCCATAGAGCTTGGAGTGAGTGCATTACTCCAACCTCCAAATTCACCTCCACCCCAGTGTCTGAGAACTTCGTCTGGTCCTGCTGGTGATGGTAAGCAAGAGAAAAAAGGGTTCAAGACTCTCAGTAATCGAGGGAAAATCAAAAAAGCACTTGCAAAAATGAATATCATGCATAAATCTGGCAATAG TGAATCTCAACTGAACAGTTCCGATGATAGTTTATATTCCTTACGCAGTGGGAGCAGTAATTGTTCAACAAATCACCGTAGGACAAGGGCAGTGTCTCCTAAACGATCTTCTGGAAGTGGCTCCCTTTATCATAGCCACAGCAACCCAGATCTGGCATCTTTATCAGCTTATTACGAACCAGAGCTAAGACCAGATTTTCCTGAGCATGTGCTTAAAGTGTACAGAGCAGatcaaactttcaaatatttacttattcataag GAGACTACTGCCAGAGAAGTAGTAATGTTATCCCTCAGGGAGTTTGGCATTAGTGATCCAAGCAG CAAATACTCTTTGTGTGAGGTAACTTGTGGAGAAGGCGGTGTCATAAAGCAAAGAAGACTGCCTGATCAGATGCACAATTTGGCAGAGCGTATTGGTCTTAGCAGTCGTTACTACTTAAAGAACAATTCCTCAACTGAAGCTCTTGTACCTGATGATTTAGCAGGG GAACTCCTCCGAGAGAGTCAAGTTCACTTCCTCCAGTTAAACAGTGTGGAAATAGCCACCCAGCTTACTTTGGAAGACTTCAGCATCTTTTGCCAAATCGAACCCACAGAATATATTGATGACTTGTTTGATATCAAATCCAGATATGGAACACCAAAGCTTTCAAAGTTTGGCGAG CTTGTCAACAGAGAGATGTTTTGGGTAGTGACTGAAGTATGTAGTGAACCAAATCACTTGCGAAggatgaagattattaaacaattCATCAAAGTAGCAA GACAGTGTAAGGAATGTAAAAACTTCAATTCTATGTTTGCTATTCTGAGTGGACTTGACCATGGAGCAGTATCCAGATTGAGGTGTGCATGGGAGAAGCTGCCATCTAAGTATTCCAAAATGTTTAAG GATCTGAGTGACCTTATGGACCCATCTCGAAATATGTGTAAATACAGGACACTAATAAGCAGTGAGCATACTCAGCCCCCTATG ATACCGTTTTATCCTGTTGTGAAAAAGGATCTTACGTTCATTCATCTAGGTAACGACACCAAGGTGGAAGGCCTA GTTAACTTTGAAAAGTTGAGAATGGTGGCTAAAGAAGTGCGGCAACTCCTTAACATGTGTTCAGCCCCATAT GACCTTTTTAACATGTTGGAGTTAGGAGGAGCCAATCCTTCCTCTGCTATGGCTTCTTTGAACAGCTTTGCCACAACTACTAATGCTGCAACTGTAAAGAGAAGAAAGAAGAGTACCCCACAACCTCATCCAAAGAAAATGTTCGAAGAA GCACAAATGGTGAGAAGAGTGAAAACCTATTTGGCTAACCTGAAAGTTATTACTGATGAAGACCAACTGAGAAGTATGTCCATAGAATGTGAACCAATGACAGGAGCAG GTATCACCAGTATCCAGCCAAGAAAACGAAACCCTTCACCAACATTATCAACAGCCAGTAGTAACAGCAGTACATCAGAGGGAAAGAAATCCGTAAACTCAGGACGAAAATTTG GTACAGAATCACCTCAGGCTGTGAGGAAAATGTTAGCTCTTTCTGATCACAGTAAGCTTCGCCCCCACCAACCTAATAGACACTCCCATTCCCCTTCTCCTTCTCCAAACACAGCTCGACGATGGCAAGACAATGGCCATGGTCATGGTCGCTCTCATAGTGATACTCACAATCCTTCAATGCTTCCAGTAGACCTGTCAGCAGAGAGTTCTAGTGTGACCAGTCTGAATCAACTTCCACTACGTAAATCACAGACTTCAG ACAGTAGCAGTGGAGGAAGCTGCCGTTGCCACCATAGTTATGAAGTGGATTCTGGTCACAATTCTGTTGGTTTTGACAGCCATAGCAATAGTTCCATTGGATCTGCTAACTCGCCACCTCAGCATCGGCATTCTCACTATA TGTCACACTCCTCCCCTCCTGTTATTAATCGGATGAGAACAAATGCACCGTACATTCCTCATGGGATCCAGGTACTTCCGCCCATTCCTCCTGGGCCTACAG GTCTTCCATCATCCTCAGTACTCATGCCTCCACCCCCTCCTCCACGGGATAGTCACCATTACCCTCTGCTCCGTGCACGGAGGCCTTTAGACTACCCTCACCCAGCTAAAGCAATGCCACGTGGTCGTCATATGGGTCAGTTAGCCAGGGCTCATAGCCATGATGGTATGACATCTGTAGGTTACTACAATGCTGATGCTACAGACCCTGATGAAGATG aAGATGAAGAGACTCAAGTATCAGCAGTATAA